tcttgcctggagaatcccatggacagaggagcctggaggactgtagtccatggggtcgcacagcgtTACTTAGCACGCCTGCACATGGGATGGAAAAACATAATCTCCTTGTCTATAATATGCTGTTTTCACAATTTCTAGTGGTTTTATGAAGAAACAGGGAGCAGCGATGATGTTGAAGCTCTGACTGTCCAGAAATTCAAAGGGGACCTGGCCTACAGACGGCAAGAGTATCAGGTAGAATTTAACATATAGAAGGTTGTGCCACTTGAAATGTTCTCTTGTCCACTGCAGCATATTTAAGTAACAGTGTACTGTAATAAGTTATGAGTGTGTTGCTTTTGGAGATGGATTTAATCTTCCGTGAGGTGTGTTTGTACTCTGAGAATCCCAAGCTTCTGACCTTCTCCACACAGCTCTgtatgctttgttttgtttcctgtcaCTCCAGTATAGAGAGCTTGTTTGGATCCTTGTAGATTCTTTATCTCCTCAGTATGCAGAAGCCTCTAGCTTGGATACCTCGTGGGGCCACAGGAGCAAGGCACcccaaaatgtgttttaaaaaagaagtggggGAAAGAACTAACAACTAGCTATCAGCTTGCTTTTTATATCGACTTCGTGTCATCTTCACAAGGATCCTATTGTTGTTTTGCTCATGTGAAAAGGGTCTACAGCAAGTTAGTGACAAAACCAGGAGTCACATCCTGGTCTTCTGGGGTCCAGaatgttttaattatattctGCAGCCATTTCTTCTCTACCTCTTAGAAAACTAGTACTGACTGAAACGCTCAAGTCTTCCTTTAGTTCATTGTAGGATCAGTTACAACATTACCTACTGCCTAGGAAACACATCACCCCCATGACTGAATTCTCTTTTCCTATTGTgttttctgcctttctcttcaTCCCTTTCCTTCATTTGCCTGTATTTAACAATTATTTGCCAGAAAGCACTGCAAGAGTATTCCAGTATCTCAGAAAAACTGCCATCTACAAATTTTGCCATGAAAAGGGATGTCCAGGAAGGCCAGGCTCGATGCCTTGTTCACCTGGGAAGGCACAAGGAAGCCATGGAGATTGCCACAAACTTGGTGAGTGGTTTCTATGCCCATTTCCATTTGCTTTCTTAGGATGACTgaatagtttattttcttaaaaaaaaaaaaaggacaaaacaaaaaaacaacttcttGCTGGCAGCAAAATCTGTGGGTTTGGATAAGCAGAAGGAAATTGTCAGTGGTGGAAGAACTTTATTATGATGAACAGTTTGGAGCTCCAGACATAATCATTTCCTTGtaatattttttcctatgttatgctcaaaattcttcattgCCTGAAAACCTCACTTGCAAAGATTTTACTCTTGTTAGGAGTaaataaatactcagtaaattaccagtgatcttttttcttctttaggtgttttgttgtttagatttttattttctgaagtttccacaatgaatatatattacttttataaacaggaaaaaaaggctGCCAGAAATTGAATAAATATCATACTAAGCCAGGCTtaatcctttttattgctgatggagtctgcagaattttttttaagcagtaaAAAAGAGCACTGCTAGattctgcttatttttgttttcagattaaAGCACCTGTAGgttttttgtgaatattttatatgGGAGTGAGTTTGAGTCGACCAATCCTAGTTTATAGATGACCAGTTTTCTTCCTTAGAGGGACTTAATGAGGCACCAAGACACTGATCTTGAATCCTTCGAATCTCGTTGGCCAGAGATCAGCCTAAAGATGCACGCAATTGAATTGTCCTCCTCTATCTCGTTAACCAAGAGAAATCCTTAAATTTACTTGCCTGGGCTTCGTTGCATAGGACCTCAGCCTCTTGCCATGAGAGGGAACCTTGGAGGTAATGTCCTTCAGAACATGGAAAACAGCTgtgttttgttctttccttttctctgctctACTAATTATGCGTGAATTCTGAAAACCAGAAGATAAGATGACCCTGTTAAGGAAGCACATGGCGTGAACACAGTGAACTTGGTGGGTTTTAACAGTGTTCAGCCTCCCTGGTCTGCAAATTAACAGCAACTCGGGTTCCTCCGGTTGCTTTTTGTAGACATCAGTCAGCCGCCCTGCACTGCGGCCCGGCTCTGCCGttacctccctctccctcccatctcctggtGTCACTGTTCTGCTTTGCCCTCCCCTGAGGGCCCCTGGAGGCAGCCAGGGCGATGTCAAGGCTGGGCTGTCTCTGGTTCCTTCTAGCTTAGTGAGTCTTTCTGTGTCTCAGAGAAAACTGTGTTGCCAATCAGCAGACGCCATCGAGCGcgagaggcaggcaggaggagggacCGGCTGAAGCCCTCAGCTCCTCTCTCGGGCCTTGGAGGACTGCTCCTTGGGCTCCGGGGCGCCCTGACAGGCAGGAGTATCAGGGCGGAAATGGCACCAGAGGCTCGTGGCTCTCACCCCTTGCTTTGAGGTGAGATCGCTTCACATGATCTCAGTGAACCCTGCCTATTTGCATGGTTTTCTCATTTCCTGATAccctgtgttttgttttcattttaaaagtttctcccTTCTTATAGACcctcttttttttatttgctctGGCTCATTTCTGGGTTTTGTTCCAGCGGTTACTGTCCCCTCACACTCTGTAGGGAACAGGTCAGCATTGAACAAAACAGACAGCAAGTCCTAGAGTGCTCAGCATGACATGAACATTACTACTGAagtttatttgtctttcttcttgatgatttttgaataaaatttgtaatagaacttatttcttaatttaaatacCTTACAGTCACTGGTAGGCTCATGTGATAAACTGTGGTAAGGAAACTGCTTTTTGACagttaatgacttttttttctcatctgtcactTCACAAACATTTCAGTCCTACCATGTGCCCAGTTCTGGCTTCGACGCCAAGGAGAAAGAACCCTGTCCATACCCTGCGTTTACGTCACTCACCTAGTAACTAGTGGGAGACTCCTAAGCCCACTAACACGCGTCGGCTCTCCTGAAGTACCTTTACTCTGTGACTTCTAGCAGGAACCGTTGTagctctgctacttactagctgtgtgacggCAGGCAGCTTATCTAACTTCTCTGTTGTGACTCGGTTGCCtcttctctaaaatgggaatagcGATAATCTATTTTAAAGGATTGTCATGAGGATTACATGAGTAAAGCAGTTATAGTAGTGTCTGGCATATGGTGAGCATTCTGTAAATGTTAGCAATCACCATCGTCATTGCATTACAGGACTTGCCACATTCTGGGAAAAATCACACAAACTCATTTAAATGGACTTGAACTTACAGAGAGTGCTTTACTAGTTGTGttcagtcatgctgactctttgtgaccctgtggattgtagcgcgccaggctcctctcttcatgggattttccaagcaaaaagactggagtggattgccattttcttctcttcagtaGTTAGGCCACCCAGAATCAATGCATCAGAATCATGGTTTGTATGCTACAGACCCCAACACACACTTCTTTCTCAATGTgaacatgtttttatttgtatttatttatttaaaaatctttattgaatttgttacagtattacttctgttttatgttttggtttttttggccacaagggatgtaggatcttagctccctgaccagggattgaacccttacctcctgcattggaaggtgaaggctTATCCAcgagaccaccagagaagtccctggaaatgtttttaaacaataTGGAGCACCATGGACTGGTTGTAGCGGAAAGGTTGCATTTTCTGTAGCATGTCTATACATGTTGCTTTTCTTACTATAAATAAGAAACATGAAGATGTATTTCTCAACAGTTATTAGATATCTGCTATGTCTGAGGTGCTGTGCTCTGTACTGGGAATTCAGCATTGAACAGAAACTCTTTGGGGAAAGACAGAATACTGAATGATAGTGATAGTGGAACCGGAGCAGTTCTGTCTTGGGAAGGTATAGTATGACCTGATAGGTGACATGGGGCTTGAGCTCCTTTCTTTTCCCTCGACGTATGGATATTCAGAGTCTTCCCCAGGCTTTCACTCACTGCTGTGCCAGTTCCTCCCGGCTGCATGCTGGGTAGTTTTACTCTTATTTCTTGCTCAGTTCTGTGCAGGAGCTTGATCCAGATACTAGTAGGCCACATTTTCCTTAGACTTAAAGTCAATCGAATCTCTGCAGACTTTGACTTAGAAAAAGAAGCCCTTACCCACAGGGCTTTTGCCATATGGCAAGTTAGGCAAGAGGCGGTGCCTCAGGTTAAGTAGACTTGAAAAGGATTTTCTGATCAGAAGGAAACCAAGCAACCCCCTCTGGCCAAGAATAACTGGTCTTGATAATGGTTACCAGAGAAGGCATTTGGATTCAATTACGATGCATCATGAAACACTGAGAGCTTCAGGGCCATCCTGTTTAAGATGTCTAAGCCAAGTAGAATTTGGAAATAGAGTCCATTTGAATCCTCAAGGAAATTGCCATTTGGATTTTTAGAAAGCCTGGAATATTAAAATGGAACCATTAGCCCAGGGTATAAAAAAGTTGGCTTGGTTCTTTCAGATGTCTGGCTGAAGACAATTAAGATTATAATGCACAATTGAAAATAAACTGACTCAGAGGTTTTTGGTACTGAGCTTTGCCATGCCACTATCACCTGGATTATGTTGCTGCTGTGACATTAGGGTGTTTGGGAAGGACTGGTGATGTTTTCTCGGCTAGTGTGTATTGAGGAGCCTGACGGGATCAGGGAGTCAGAGAGAGTTGGAGGtgactgtacacacacacacatttctctaGGTTTATGGTTTCAAATGAGATCTAGTGAGAAACACTTAGTTTGCTCTACTTGTGTGGCTAATGAAAGATACTTGTGATTTAGGACATGCGCAGCTTAGATTTTTAGGCATCTTCATTTTTATATGGGAAACATCCTGTAGTTTAAatgttttaaccttttttttttctccttaggaaAATAAAGCAACTAACACAGACCATTTAACCACTGTACTCTACCTCCAGTTTACTATTTGTTCCAGTTTGCAGAACTTGGAGAAAACCATTTTCTGCCTACAGAAACTGATTTCTTTGCATCCCTTCAATCCTTGGAACTGGGGCAAATTGGGAGAGGCTTACCTGAACCTGGGGCCAGCACTCTCAGCATCGCTTGCGTCATCTCAGAAAGAGAACAGTTTCACCTCAAGTGACACGGCTATCAAATCCTCCTTTCCCCACTCAGGAAAAGACTATCTTTTGTGTTTTCCTGAAACTTTGCCTGAGAGCTCTGTGGAAGTAAGCAGTGGTAATaagcaaaagaatgagaaagctcttaaagatattaaaaaccGTATGACAGAAGAGAGAGCAGCAGTGTTGCTGGAAACTCAGATGAAAGCCTGTGCCTCTTTTATACGAACCAGGTAAGCTAAGAGTGGATGAAACACACATGGTACTAAGGTCAaaataaggattttattttttctgatttcaagCTTCTAAAAATTCTAGGCTAGACACCTGatatatgtttttgagattcttcTCATGGTCTTGATGGGATCCTTTGAGTGTGCCCTTTTAGTatgtaagatttaaaaaaagaactatgcTTGCTCAGAAATACAGCTCATATCACCACTCAAGAGATTAAGGTTGGCAGATGTTAAAATTGGGGGGGGGGattaaatgtataaaacattGACGAGGAGGAAGTGATATTTTAAGCAAGAGATTTTTCACTCAAGTTCCACAGAAAGCTactgaagaagaaaatcagaTGACCCTGAAGAATCTACCTTGTGGGTGAGGGTGGATGGTGGTGCCTCCCCTGAGACAGGATAGCAGTGGGCGAGCAGAACCGATTGAGGGTGGAAGTCCAGCTGGAGTCTTCCGTGAGGAGGTGGGGGGTAGAGCTAGAGGAGCTCCAGGAAGGATCGGCGATCAGAGGGAGTGTGAAGAGGCTTTGAAGGCAAGAGTTCTTGTGTGGCCTCTGAGAAGGCAGTTTCAGTCGCAGTGGTGACAAGCAGATGGCAGAGGATGGAGGGGTAAATGGACATGAAATGGAGGGAGCCAAGTGTAAGCAGTATTGTCCAGTGATTTCAGGAGCACAAGAGAGAAAGCAAGGACATAAAGGGGTCGTGTGTGAATGTCTCCAGAGGCCAGTAGATGATCTGAACAGAGTGAAGGCCAGTCAGCTCGCGTGTTCTTTTGTAAAACTCCAGCAGCTTCCCGTTGCACTGACTTAACATGAGTTGGCCCTGCCTGTCTCTTTCACTCCAGTTTGTTTTCTTCCTGGCTGTATTTCAGTCACAGAGATCCTCCTGATTTTCAAACACTTGAAGCTAGTTTTCGTGGCCGGGCTGCCTTCCCGGGCTAAGCCCCTTCTCCCAGATGTTCCTATGGCTGCTTCCTCACTATCTGAGCCTTGGCATGAATGGTGGCTCAGAAAATCCTTCCGGCACGGCCATGTCAGAGGTAGACGCCTCGTCTATCCTGTCTTGAATGTTTGCTTCGTGCCCTTCATCACTGCTTGAGATTAGCTTATTTACCTGTgatctttctccttctgctccttGAGGCAGAAACCTGTCTGTTTTGCTCACCAGTATCCCTCAGTGCCTGGAGTAGTATGTGCATTTCTGGAGGCAGGAAATGAGTTGAACAGGAGAACTCTGCTTCTGGGTGTAACAGTGAGGCCGGAGGGAAATTGGAACAATCTGCACACTCAGTGTTTTAGAAAACAGCGAAGAGAAAGAGCTGCGGGAggagagcaggaggaaggagaagagaggggacCAGGGCACGACCATGATCGGGAGGTCAGGGGTGAGCTGATTGCAAAGTGCTCATCAGAGGGTCACTGAAGGTTTGGCTCTGCTTCAAGTAATTGAAGCGTGCTGGAGAACCTCATTAGTCCTTGAGGTCGGGTTGCTGTGGCTTCAGGGAGACCGAAGGGTCACGGAGCACCGACTTCAAAGGGACTCCTCCTGGCACTTCTGGGGAGGAGCCTCTGATGGGGAGGCTTGTTCTCGTCACTCGAAACCGTTTGTGCTTTCAGTCACCCGACTTCTACAGGAAGCCCTTACGAGGTCTTTGCTCTCTAAAGGTTCCTTTGGAAGCTTGGTCTATGAATTTTAGAAAAGATGGTTCTCCAGTGTAAAGTTGTGCAGTTCGTTGAAAGTAAAGAGCTTTGGGGATTCAGATGAAGGTGAGGACCTTCTTAGCCTAGAAGACTTGCTTCCAGCCCAGTGCCCGTGCTGTGTGTGAATGTGTCCTCGTCCTTCTTGGGTGCCTCCAGACTAGGACCTGCTGTTTTTCAGGCTTTTGCTTCAGCTTGCCCAATCTCAGCAAACATCGTTTGCTTTGGAGAGGAACTTAAGGACTCAGCAGGAAattgaagataaaatgaaaaggttCAGCTTCAAAGAAGACACTTTGCTGTTGATAGCAGAGGTGAGTGTGTCCCCCAGGGTTTATGTGAAATGAAGCATCACAGATATTTTTCCTGGCTCCGAGACCATTTAacgaaaaaaacaaaaaaaaacacagggcTAAATTGCATCTTCTAGAGGACTTCTGTCTCCCTTCTTCCCGTGCCTTTTGATCACTTAACTGCCGAAAGtggcctcttcctcctctctgtccTGCAGCAAGCTCATTTACTTGTCAGTGCTTGTTAGCACCTGCCTGCTTGAACATCAGAAAGGCCCCGTAATTGTTTCGTgagtgctgaatgaatgaatgttgacaTCTGGGCAGctcttttgtctgtcttttcccCCATTTGTCCTCATAACACCCTGTGGGAGAGGCTCACAGAGGctgtgacttgcctaaggtcagaTTTTAAGTGGCAGAACTAAATGGGAACCCCTCCAGCTTCAAGTCCATTTTCTTTCTGCTCCACCCTGTTATTTGACAGTTGCAGAGAAACTCAAATGTCAATTTTGTTTAACTGgtattagcttttttaaaaatatgctaattGATGAGGATttctccggtggtccagtggttaagactccgagcttccacacTGCAGGGGACCCGGATTTAATCCCTGCTGGGGAAACTAAAATATTGTATGTTTTGCTTTGtggtcaaaaaaatttttttttttaatgctctttaaATTTCTTAACATGGCATTTGGAGATTTTATGTTATTCATGCTAATTCCTTTTAATATGTAATTGAAACTTGACTTTTCCCAGGATAATAGCTCTTTATCCATATACCTCCTAACATCATTCTTTCAAGAACTGCTGATGGTCTATCTGTCCTGTCTTCCTTCCCCAGGCTAAGCTCTCAGCTGGACCCCTTTTCCCTCTTCTGGGGTCATCTCCCCCGTCTGTTCTCTTTGAGCCTTTTTTCTGCCTTCCCCTTCCATGGGCTCATTCCCTTAGACCCTCAGACACATACAGATAGACCATCTCTCCCGAGTTTACGGTTGCTTTTGCTTCCCATCTTTCTTAGCATTCAGCACCATTGACCACTCACGTTTTGTTCCCCATTCCTTTTGCTTCTGAGCAGCTAAACTGCTAAAaatattcatctatttttctcctttatttcttacCATTCCTCTGCTGTCTGGGACTCTGCTAGTTTCCCCTGTGTCTTAAGTAGTGACATTCCCTGAGCTTTCATTCAAGTTCTctattctgtctctttctcccacACAAATCATAACCATGCTTGTAGTTCCTGTTGTCACCTCTGGGTTGATGACCCTCCAGTCGTATCTCTGGTCCCATCTTTGGAACACTTGTCTCCCATCTCAGATCAGTGACTTATGGAGTCATTAATCCAAGGTGATTATTGATCTGCTGTCACTTCGAGTACAAATGTAAAACGAGGCTACTTGGCAAAACCATCTTTAGTCAGTCTCTGGTCAGCGCCCAGCATGGACTTGGCCATCAGTAAGTACCCGCTGAGAGGAAGCAGAGGGGAGCTAGAGAGAGCCGTGTCTTTGTTCTAGACTTAGTTTCTTTCATCGATCCTACCCGTCTTTCTCCTTTCACCCAGGCCTGGACCGTCCCTCACCTTGGGCCTCTCCTCTCCAGTCTCACCTCCTGCGGGGCCCACCGCCAACACCCTAGTCACATCGCCTCACATCTGCTCTCATAGTGACCTCCCGCCCTGGCTCCTCACTCTCCCTGCAGATCTGTCTTCAACTGTGCTGCTGGGCTCATCTTAAAACATGGCTTTGACCATGTTACCTGCttacattaaaaactaaaattcaatGTGTCATCATTACCTTAGAGATTGGGTCTAGTTCTGGTGCCTTGATATGATGTCTGAGGCCTTCCTGAGAGTAATCCCAGACTTAGGGCCTGGTTATTCCTTCCACAAACCTTTTGCTTCCACTGGACTAGTCTCCCATGCGTCACACACCTATCACGGGTTTTCCCATCTCCATCTGCTTACTCTTCTCACCCTCAGAGGCCCAGCCTGTGCTGCACATCCTCTAGGAACCTTCTCCTGAATGTCCTGGTCTGTGGCAGTCTCTCCCTCCTCTGAGCTTGATAGAGTGATTGCTGAAATAGGTAGCTCTTGGGGCCACTGAAAATACAAGAGTGTCTTATCTTTGCAGCTAGATTTTAAGTTTCTTGTAAGacatcctttgttgttgttatccaactcttgtgatcccgtggactgtgtagcccaccagactctttggtctatgggatttcccaggcaagaatactggaatgggttgctattcccttctccaggggatcttcccaacccaggaatcaaaaacGTGTCTCctccttgacaggcagattctttaccactgagccacccaggaagaccTGTTAGGTCTCCTTAGGAGATGTCTTAAACATCTTCGTGTTCTTCAACATGTGTGACAGATTGGAATAATAGTTCTCTGTCTGTGAATTATGCACCTGCTGAGCCCTCTTTTTGGAATATTGCATTGCTTGAATATTGCTGTTattccattctctcttttttttcaataaaaaaatacaccTTTGGTGTTATagctcagattttaaaatactacattttattGAGTCCAACCAGTCATCAGTTGTTAAGACACATCATTAGCTGATGTGCcgctaaaagaaaaataaggtgcTTTTTACACTATGACACAGCAGTGGTTATAAGATACAACTTGGTTTTTAGAAATGTTAAGATAGAAAAACAAATTGTCTTCGAATTGATGAAATTACCATACTTTAATAAATCCTGACAGTTGCTACTCATCCTGTCAGCCTTTGCCTCAAACAGTAAGTATCTTTGAAGATTTAAAGCCAGTGGAACCCGTTCTTTGAGTGGGTTTCTAATCCATTATGATTTGAGTATTCACGAACACAGAACACCTCAGGGTTTATAGGAAACCTAGAGATCATCTAGTCCAAATCCAAGTGACTAGTTCCCTTTACCACATCCCTGCCAAGTGGCTCCCTGACTTTTCATGATGATTGGTGGGAAATGTTCACTGTCCTTACCAAATGTGGTCCGATGGCATAGTGGGTTCAGATGCAAGCTTCCTGCAGACGTAGCTTTGTGGGTGTCTTGTCGAAGAGCAGCTCACACAGAATCTGGACCTGGCTCTCACCAGTAGGGGGCAGTGTTGCGCCTTCAGAGAGCGCTCGTGCTCGGAGGTCTCGGGTTGCTGTGGTGACCATCCTGGAGGGTTGGAgtctctctgggtcaggaaagggCGACTCGGTTACGCGCTGCTCAGCTGTTGGCTGCCTTTGACGTCCCTGGAGAACGTCATAAGAAGGGGTCTGTGCTCTGCACAGTAGCAGTTACGTTCCGCCCAAGCCTACTCTGGTGTCGCTTATGAGGAGGAGGAACCCCTCACGGTTGCCTTCTTGCCCCCGGAAGATGCTCTGCGATGTACGAAGGTCTGCTCAGCTCTCCCTGTGGCCTGAGTGGTGCTTCTGCCACATTTGTGCCTCCCTGATGTGTTCGCTCAGGGAAATATGAGACTAGCAGTAGGATCCTTACACATGTGGTCTTGGATCACCACTTCATAAACATCTTTTCAATATGTTAAACTGTGAGAGCTGTTCCCTGACTGCTGAAGAAGTTCTGCTTTTGTGAGAAATCCTTTGCACTTGATGACCAGCATGGTCTTACATTCCATGTCTGCTGCACCTATTGGGAAAGAGTTTTATCTTtcttcccccccgccccgccatTGCAGGTTATGGGCGAAGATATCGTCCCAGAAAAACTCCGAGACGAGGTTCACACGGAGGTCAAGTGTGTTGGCCCCGCGGCCCTGACTGCCTTGGCGATCGGGTCTTCGGAAGAGTTTGAAGACAAGTGGTTCAGAAAGATCAAAGACCACTTCCATCCCTTTGAAAATCAGTTCCACACAGAGATACAGATCTTGCCTTAGTGGTccctataaaaacaaaacaaaaaacatcttgTACTCTATTAGGTGTTCTGGTTTACTTCAGACAGAATCCTCTGCTAATCATGGAATATACTGAATTAAAAACAATCAtctatgttttataaaaatgGCTACTCTCCCAGATAATTTCTACTGTGttcaatttcttgattttttgttttctttttagatttctgtCATTCACTTGTGTGAGGCCTACTgcccct
Above is a genomic segment from Odocoileus virginianus isolate 20LAN1187 ecotype Illinois chromosome 15, Ovbor_1.2, whole genome shotgun sequence containing:
- the C15H8orf76 gene encoding uncharacterized protein C8orf76 homolog isoform X4, which codes for METGCWLLGGEFEDSVFEERRERRPGPPESYRAKRCEPQWFYEETGSSDDVEALTVQKFKGDLAYRRQEYQKALQEYSSISEKLPSTNFAMKRDVQEGQARCLVHLGRHKEAMEIATNLENKATNTDHLTTVLYLQFTICSSLQNLEKTIFCLQKLISLHPFNPWNWGKLGEAYLNLGPALSASLASSQKENSFTSSDTAIKSSFPHSGKDYLLCFPETLPESSVEVSSGNKQKNEKALKDIKNRMTEERAAVLLETQMKACASFIRTRLLLQLAQSQQTSFALERNLRTQQEIEDKMKRFSFKEDTLLLIAELLGLSPENTAREDVTLALLGQASRASRVDAGSQGQAGLCPQDLLPSQEQTGCAMTLRMKE
- the C15H8orf76 gene encoding uncharacterized protein C8orf76 homolog isoform X1; protein product: METGCWLLGGEFEDSVFEERRERRPGPPESYRAKRCEPQWFYEETGSSDDVEALTVQKFKGDLAYRRQEYQKALQEYSSISEKLPSTNFAMKRDVQEGQARCLVHLGRHKEAMEIATNLENKATNTDHLTTVLYLQFTICSSLQNLEKTIFCLQKLISLHPFNPWNWGKLGEAYLNLGPALSASLASSQKENSFTSSDTAIKSSFPHSGKDYLLCFPETLPESSVEVSSGNKQKNEKALKDIKNRMTEERAAVLLETQMKACASFIRTRLLLQLAQSQQTSFALERNLRTQQEIEDKMKRFSFKEDTLLLIAEVMGEDIVPEKLRDEVHTEVKCVGPAALTALAIGSSEEFEDKWFRKIKDHFHPFENQFHTEIQILP
- the C15H8orf76 gene encoding uncharacterized protein C8orf76 homolog isoform X5, with the translated sequence METGCWLLGGEFEDSVFEERRERRPGPPESYRAKRCEPQWFYEETGSSDDVEALTVQKFKGDLAYRRQEYQKALQEYSSISEKLPSTNFAMKRDVQEGQARCLVHLGRHKEAMEIATNLENKATNTDHLTTVLYLQFTICSSLQNLEKTIFCLQKLISLHPFNPWNWGKLGEAYLNLGPALSASLASSQKENSFTSSDTAIKSSFPHSGKDYLLCFPETLPESSVEVSSGNKQKNEKALKDIKNRMTEERAAVLLETQMKACASFIRTRLLLQLAQSQQTSFALERNLRTQQEIEDKMKRFSFKEDTLLLIAELLGLSPENTAREDVTLALLGQASRASRVDAGSQGQGLCPQDLLPSQEQTGCAMTLRMKE
- the C15H8orf76 gene encoding uncharacterized protein C8orf76 homolog isoform X8, whose translation is METGCWLLGGEFEDSVFEERRERRPGPPESYRAKRCEPQWFYEETGSSDDVEALTVQKFKGDLAYRRQEYQKALQEYSSISEKLPSTNFAMKRDVQEGQARCLVHLGRHKEAMEIATNLENKATNTDHLTTVLYLQFTICSSLQNLEKTIFCLQKLISLHPFNPWNWGKLGEAYLNLGPALSASLASSQKENSFTSSDTAIKSSFPHSGKDYLLCFPETLPESSVEVSSGNKQKNEKALKDIKNRMTEERAAVLLETQMKACASFIRTRLLLQLAQSQQTSFALERNLRTQQEIEDKMKRFSFKEDTLLLIAETINTWK
- the C15H8orf76 gene encoding uncharacterized protein C8orf76 homolog isoform X6; amino-acid sequence: METGCWLLGGEFEDSVFEERRERRPGPPESYRAKRCEPQWFYEETGSSDDVEALTVQKFKGDLAYRRQEYQKALQEYSSISEKLPSTNFAMKRDVQEGQARCLVHLGRHKEAMEIATNLENKATNTDHLTTVLYLQFTICSSLQNLEKTIFCLQKLISLHPFNPWNWGKLGEAYLNLGPALSASLASSQKENSFTSSDTAIKSSFPHSGKDYLLCFPETLPESSVEVSSGNKQKNEKALKDIKNRMTEERAAVLLETQMKACASFIRTRLLLQLAQSQQTSFALERNLRTQQEIEDKMKRFSFKEDTLLLIAEQACALRIYYHPRNKPDVL
- the C15H8orf76 gene encoding uncharacterized protein C8orf76 homolog isoform X3 — encoded protein: METGCWLLGGEFEDSVFEERRERRPGPPESYRAKRCEPQWFYEETGSSDDVEALTVQKFKGDLAYRRQEYQKALQEYSSISEKLPSTNFAMKRDVQEGQARCLVHLGRHKEAMEIATNLENKATNTDHLTTVLYLQFTICSSLQNLEKTIFCLQKLISLHPFNPWNWGKLGEAYLNLGPALSASLASSQKENSFTSSDTAIKSSFPHSGKDYLLCFPETLPESSVEVSSGNKQKNEKALKDIKNRMTEERAAVLLETQMKACASFIRTRPVPSGSITIPGTNRMCYDSQNERVMGLVKAWHSCFRMSASQLEGLELEVADAPGGCKVNVGSPLLAQGCLNHSCRVFLRSDNSSPSGPSADSRTLQVSPRLFKAKS
- the C15H8orf76 gene encoding uncharacterized protein C8orf76 homolog isoform X7, with product METGCWLLGGEFEDSVFEERRERRPGPPESYRAKRCEPQWFYEETGSSDDVEALTVQKFKGDLAYRRQEYQKALQEYSSISEKLPSTNFAMKRDVQEGQARCLVHLGRHKEAMEIATNLENKATNTDHLTTVLYLQFTICSSLQNLEKTIFCLQKLISLHPFNPWNWGKLGEAYLNLGPALSASLASSQKENSFTSSDTAIKSSFPHSGKDYLLCFPETLPESSVEVSSGNKQKNEKALKDIKNRMTEERAAVLLETQMKACASFIRTRLLLQLAQSQQTSFALERNLRTQQEIEDKMKRFSFKEDTLLLIAEACALRIYYHPRNKPDVL
- the C15H8orf76 gene encoding uncharacterized protein C8orf76 homolog isoform X2, with protein sequence METGCWLLGGEFEDSVFEERRERRPGPPESYRAKRCEPQWFYEETGSSDDVEALTVQKFKGDLAYRRQEYQKALQEYSSISEKLPSTNFAMKRDVQEGQARCLVHLGRHKEAMEIATNLENKATNTDHLTTVLYLQFTICSSLQNLEKTIFCLQKLISLHPFNPWNWGKLGEAYLNLGPALSASLASSQKENSFTSSDTAIKSSFPHSGKDYLLCFPETLPESSVEVSSGNKQKNEKALKDIKNRMTEERAAVLLETQMKACASFIRTSRPVPSGSITIPGTNRMCYDSQNERVMGLVKAWHSCFRMSASQLEGLELEVADAPGGCKVNVGSPLLAQGCLNHSCRVFLRSDNSSPSGPSADSRTLQVSPRLFKAKS